A portion of the Macaca mulatta isolate MMU2019108-1 chromosome 2, T2T-MMU8v2.0, whole genome shotgun sequence genome contains these proteins:
- the MST1R gene encoding macrophage-stimulating protein receptor isoform X10, whose translation MELLPPLPQSFLLLLLLPAKPAAAKEWQCPRTPYAASRDFNVKYMVPSFSAGGLVQTMVTYQGDKNESAVFVAIRNRLHVLGPDLKSVQSLATGPAGDPGCQTCAACGPGPHGPSGDTDTKVLVLEPALPALVSCGSSLQGRCFLHDLDPQGTAVHLAAPACLFSAHHNRPDDCPDCVASPLGTRVTVVEQGQASYFYVASSLDAAVAASFSPRSVSIRRLKADASGFAPGFVALSVLPKHLVSYSIEYVHSFHTGAFVYFLTVQPASVTDAPGALHTRLARLSATEPELGDYRELVLDCRFAPKRRRRGAPEGGQPYPVLRVAHSAPVGAQLATELSIAEGQEVLFGVFVAGKDSGPGVGPNSVVCAFPIDLLDTLIDEGVERCCESPVHPGLRRGLDFFQSPSFCPNPPGLEAPSPNTSCRHFPLLVSSSFSRVDLFNGLLGTVEVTALYVTRLDNVTVAHMGTADGRILQVELARSLNYLLYVSNFSLGDSGQPVQRDVSRLGDHLFFASGEQVRWAGAGPGARVVGSQTSPVFYPQVFQVPIQGPGCRHFLTCGRCLRAQRFMGCGWCGNMCGRQKECPGSWQQDHCPPKLTEFHPHSGPLRGSTRLTLCGSNFYLHPSGLVPEGTHQITVGQSPCQPLPKDSSKLRPVPRKDFVEEFECELEPLGTQAVGPTNVSLTVTNMPPGKHFRVDGTSMLRGFFFMEPVLIAVQPLFGPRAGGTCLTLEGQSLSVGTSRAVLVNGTECLLARVSEGQLLCATPPGAMVASVPLSLQVGGAQVPGSWTFHYREDPVVLSISPNCGYSNSHITICGQHLTSAWHLVLSFHDGLRAVESRCERQLPEQQLCRLPEYVVQDPQGWVAGNLSAWGDGAAGFTLPGFRFLTPPHPPSANLIPLKPEEHAIKFEVCVDGECRILGRVVWPGPDGVPQSTLLGILLPLLLLVAALATALVFSYWWQRKQLVLPPNLDDLASLDQTTGATPLPILYSGSDYRSGLARPATDGLDSTCVHGASFSNSEDESCVPLLRKESIQLRDLDSALLAEVKDVLIPHERVVTHSDRVIGKGHFGVVYHGEYIDQAQNRIQCAIKSLSRITEMQQVEAFLREGLLMRGLNHPNVLALIGIMLPPEGLPHVLLPYMCHGDLLQFIRSPQRNPTVKDLISFGLQVAHGMEYLAEQKFVHRDLAARNCMLDESFTVKVADFGLARDILDKEYYSVRQHRHARLPVKWMALESLQTYRFTTKSDVWSFGVLLWELLTRGAPPYPHIDPFDLTHFLAQGRRLPQPEYCPNSLYQVMQQCWEADPAARPTFGVLVGEVEQIVSALLGDHYVQLPATYMNLGPSTSHEMNVHPEQQQSSPMPGSAHRPRPLSEPPRPT comes from the exons ATGGAGCTCCTCCCTCCGCTGCCTCAGTCCTTCttactgctgctgctgttgcctGCCAAGCCCGCGGCGGCCAAGGAATGGCAGTGCCCGCGCACCCCCTACGCGGCCTCTCGAGACTTTAACGTGAAGTACATGGTGCCCAGCTTCTCCGCCGGAGGCCTGGTGCAGACCATGGTGACCTACCAGGGCGACAAAAATGAGAGTGCTGTGTTTGTAGCCATACGCAATCGCCTGCACGTGCTTGGGCCTGACCTGAAGTCTGTCCAGAGCCTGGCCACGGGCCCTGCTGGGGACCCTGGCTGCCAGACGTGTGCAGCCTGTGGCCCAGGCCCCCACGGCCCTTCCGGTGACACAGACACAAAGGTGCTGGTGCTGGAGCCCGCGCTGCCTGCCCTGGTCAGTTGTGGCTCCAGCCTGCAGGGCCGCTGCTTCCTGCATGACCTAGATCCCCAAGGGACAGCCGTGCATCTGGCAGCGCCAGCCTGCCTCTTCTCAGCCCACCATAACCGGCCCGATGACTGCCCCGACTGTGTGGCCAGCCCATTGGGCACCCGTGTGACTGTGGTTGAGCAAGGCCAGGCCTCCTATTTCTACGTGGCATCCTCACTGGACGCAGCCGTGGCTGCCAGCTTCAGCCCACGCTCAGTGTCTATCAGGCGTCTCAAGGCCGACGCCTCGGGATTTGCACCGGGCTTTGTGGCGTTGTCAGTGCTGCCCAAGCATcttgtctcctacagtattgaATACGTGCACAGCTTCCATACGGGAGCCTTCGTCTACTTCCTGACTGTACAGCCGGCCAGCGTGACTGATGCTCCTGGTGCCCTGCACACACGCCTGGCACGACTTAGCGCCACTGAGCCAGAGTTGGGTGACTATCGGGAGCTGGTCCTCGACTGCAGATTTGCTCCAAAACGCAGGCGCCGGGGGGCCCCAGAGGGCGGACAGCCCTACCCTGTGCTGCGGGTGGCCCACTCTGCTCCAGTGGGTGCTCAACTTGCCACTGAGCTGAGCATTGCTGAGGGCCAGGAAGTGCTATTTGGGGTCTTTGTGGCTGGCAAGGATAGTGGCCCTGGCGTGGGCCCCAACTCTGTCGTCTGTGCCTTCCCCATTGACCTGCTGGACACATTAATTGATGAAGGTGTGGAGCGCTGTTGTGAATCCCCAGTCCATCCAGGCCTCCGGCGAGGCCTCGACTTCTTCCAGTCACCCAGTTTTTGCCCCAACCCG CCTGGCCTGGAGGCCCCCAGCCCCAACACCAGCTGCCGCCACTTCCCTTTGCTGGTCAGTAGCAGCTTCTCACGTGTGGACCTATTCAATGGGCTGTTGGGAACAGTAGAGGTCACTGCACTGTATGTGACACGCCTTGACAACGTCACAGTGGCACACATGGGCACAGCGGATGGGCGTATCCTGCAG GTGGAGCTGGCCAGGTCACTCAACTACTTGCTGTATGTGTCCAACTTCTCACTGGGTGACAGTGGGCAGCCCGTGCAGCGGGATGTCAGTCGCCTTGGGGACCACCTATTCTTCGCCTCTGGGGAGCAGGTgaggtgggcaggggcagggcctggggccagGGTTGTGGGATCACAGACT TCACCTGTCTTCTACCCCCAGGTTTTCCAGGTGCCTATCCAAGGCCCTGGCTGCCGCCACTTCCTCACCTGTGGGCGTTGCCTAAGGGCACAGCGTTTCATGGGCTGTGGCTGGTGTGGGAACATGTGTGGCCGGCAGAAGGAGTGTCCTGGCTCCTGGCAACAGGACCACTGTCCGCCTAAGCTTACTGAG TTCCACCCCCACAGTGGACCTTTAAGGGGCAGTACAAGGCTGACCCTGTGTGGCTCCAACTTCTACCTGCACCCTTCTGGTCTGGTGCCTGAGGGAACCCATCAGATCACGGTGGGCCAAAGTCCCTGCCAGCCACTGCCCAAGGACAGCTCAAAACTCAG ACCAGTGCCCCGGAAAGACTTTGTAGAGGAGTTTGAGTGTGAACTGGAGCCCTTGGGCACCCAAGCAGTGGGGCCTACCAACGTCAGCCTCACCGTGACTAACATGCCACCGGGCAAGCACTTCCGGGTAGACGGCACCTCCATGCTGAGAGGCTTCTTTTTCATG GAGCCAGTGCTGATAGCAGTGCAACCCCTCTTTGGCCCACGGGCAGGAGGCACCTGTCTCACTCTTGAAGGCCAGAGTCTGTCTGTAGGCACCAGCCGGGCTGTGCTGGTCAATGGGACTGAGTGTCTGCTAGCACG GGTCAGTGAGGGGCAGCTTTTATGTGCCACACCCCCTGGGGCCATGGTGGCCAGTGTCCCCCTTAGCCTGCAGGTGGGGGGTGCCCAGGTACCTGGTTCCTGGACCTTCCACTACAGAGAAGACCCTGTCGTGCTAAGCATCAGCCCCAACTGTGGCTACAG CAACTCCCACATCACCATCTGTGGCCAGCATCTAACTTCAGCATGGCACTTAGTGCTGTCATTCCATGACGGGCTCAGGGCAGTGGAGAGCAGG TGTGAGAGGCAGCTTCCAGAGCAGCAGTTGTGCCGCCTGCCTGAATATGTGGTCCAAGACCCCCAGGGATGGGTGGCAGGAAATCTGAGTGCCTGGGGGGATGGAGCTGCTGGCTTTACACTGCCTGGCTTTCGCTTCCTAACCCCACCCCATCCACCCAGTGCCAACCTAATTCCACTGAAGCCTGAGGAGCATGCCATTAAGTTTGAG GTCTGCGTGGATGGTGAATGTCGCATCCTGGGTAGAGTGGTGTGGCCAGGGCCAGATGGGGTCCCACAGAGCACGCTCCTTGGTATCCTGCTGCCTTTGCTGCTGCTTGTGGCCGCATTGGCCACTGCACTGGTCTTCAGCTACTGGTGGCAGAGGAAGCAGCTAG TTCTTCCTCCCAACCTGGATGACCTGGCATCCCTGGACCAGACTACTGGAGCCACACCCCTGCCTATTCTCTACTCGGGCTCTGACTACAGAAGTGGCCTTG CACGCCCTGCCACTGATGGTCTAGATTCCACTTGTGTCCATGGAGCATCCTTCTCCAATAGTGAAGATGAATCCTGTGTTCCACTGCTGCGGAAAGAGTCCATCCAGCTAAGGGACCTGGACTCTGCGCTGTTGGCTGAGGTCAAGGATGTGCTGATTCCCCATGAGCGGGTGGTCACCCACAGTGACCGAGTCATTGGCAAAG GCCACTTTGGAGTTGTCTACCATGGAGAATACATAGACCAGGCCCAGAATCGAATCCAATGTGCCATCAAGTCACTAAGTC GCATCACAGAGATGCAGCAGGTGGAGGCCTTCCTTCGAGAGGGGCTGCTCATGCGTGGCCTGAACCACCCGAATGTGCTGGCTCTCATTGGTATCATGTTGCCACCCGAGGGCCTGCCCCATGTGCTGCTGCCCTATATGTGCCACGGTGACCTGCTCCAGTTCATCCGCTCACCTCAGCGG AACCCCACCGTGAAGGACCTCATCAGCTTTGGCCTGCAGGTAGCCCATGGCATGGAGTACCTCGCAGAGCAGAAGTTTGTGCACAGGGACCTGGCTGCGCGAAACTGCAT GCTGGACGAGTCATTCACTGTCAAAGTGGCTGACTTTGGTTTGGCCCGTGACATCCTGGACAAGGAATACTATAGTGTTCGACAGCATCGCCACGCTCGCCTACCTGTGAAGTGGATGGCGCTGGAGAGCCTGCAGACCTATAGATTTACCACCAAGTCTGATGTG TGGTCATTTGGTGTGCTGCTGTGGGAACTGTTGACACGGGGTGCCCCACCATACCCCCACATCGACCCTTTTGACCTCACCCACTTCCTGGCCCAGGGTCGGCGCCTGCCCCAGCCTGAGTATTGCCCCAATTCTCT GTACCAAGTGATGCAGCAATGCTGGGAGGCGGACCCAGCAGCACGACCCACCTTCGGAGTACTAGTGGGGGAAGTGGAGCAGATAGTGTCTGCACTGCTTGGGGACCATTATGTGCAGCTGCCAGCAACCTACATGAACCTGGGCCCCAGCACCTCACATGAGATGAATGTGCATCCAGAACAGCAGCAGTCCTCACCCATGCCAGGGAGTGCACACCGGCCCCGGCCACTCTCAGAGCCTCCTCGGCCCACTTGA
- the MST1R gene encoding macrophage-stimulating protein receptor isoform X9, which yields MELLPPLPQSFLLLLLLPAKPAAAKEWQCPRTPYAASRDFNVKYMVPSFSAGGLVQTMVTYQGDKNESAVFVAIRNRLHVLGPDLKSVQSLATGPAGDPGCQTCAACGPGPHGPSGDTDTKVLVLEPALPALVSCGSSLQGRCFLHDLDPQGTAVHLAAPACLFSAHHNRPDDCPDCVASPLGTRVTVVEQGQASYFYVASSLDAAVAASFSPRSVSIRRLKADASGFAPGFVALSVLPKHLVSYSIEYVHSFHTGAFVYFLTVQPASVTDAPGALHTRLARLSATEPELGDYRELVLDCRFAPKRRRRGAPEGGQPYPVLRVAHSAPVGAQLATELSIAEGQEVLFGVFVAGKDSGPGVGPNSVVCAFPIDLLDTLIDEGVERCCESPVHPGLRRGLDFFQSPSFCPNPPGLEAPSPNTSCRHFPLLVSSSFSRVDLFNGLLGTVEVTALYVTRLDNVTVAHMGTADGRILQVELARSLNYLLYVSNFSLGDSGQPVQRDVSRLGDHLFFASGEQVRWAGAGPGARVVGSQTSPVFYPQVFQVPIQGPGCRHFLTCGRCLRAQRFMGCGWCGNMCGRQKECPGSWQQDHCPPKLTEFHPHSGPLRGSTRLTLCGSNFYLHPSGLVPEGTHQITVGQSPCQPLPKDSSKLRPVPRKDFVEEFECELEPLGTQAVGPTNVSLTVTNMPPGKHFRVDGTSMLRGFFFMEPVLIAVQPLFGPRAGGTCLTLEGQSLSVGTSRAVLVNGTECLLARVSEGQLLCATPPGAMVASVPLSLQVGGAQVPGSWTFHYREDPVVLSISPNCGYSNSHITICGQHLTSAWHLVLSFHDGLRAVESRQCERQLPEQQLCRLPEYVVQDPQGWVAGNLSAWGDGAAGFTLPGFRFLTPPHPPSANLIPLKPEEHAIKFEVCVDGECRILGRVVWPGPDGVPQSTLLGILLPLLLLVAALATALVFSYWWQRKQLVLPPNLDDLASLDQTTGATPLPILYSGSDYRSGLARPATDGLDSTCVHGASFSNSEDESCVPLLRKESIQLRDLDSALLAEVKDVLIPHERVVTHSDRVIGKGHFGVVYHGEYIDQAQNRIQCAIKSLSRITEMQQVEAFLREGLLMRGLNHPNVLALIGIMLPPEGLPHVLLPYMCHGDLLQFIRSPQRNPTVKDLISFGLQVAHGMEYLAEQKFVHRDLAARNCMLDESFTVKVADFGLARDILDKEYYSVRQHRHARLPVKWMALESLQTYRFTTKSDVWSFGVLLWELLTRGAPPYPHIDPFDLTHFLAQGRRLPQPEYCPNSLYQVMQQCWEADPAARPTFGVLVGEVEQIVSALLGDHYVQLPATYMNLGPSTSHEMNVHPEQQQSSPMPGSAHRPRPLSEPPRPT from the exons ATGGAGCTCCTCCCTCCGCTGCCTCAGTCCTTCttactgctgctgctgttgcctGCCAAGCCCGCGGCGGCCAAGGAATGGCAGTGCCCGCGCACCCCCTACGCGGCCTCTCGAGACTTTAACGTGAAGTACATGGTGCCCAGCTTCTCCGCCGGAGGCCTGGTGCAGACCATGGTGACCTACCAGGGCGACAAAAATGAGAGTGCTGTGTTTGTAGCCATACGCAATCGCCTGCACGTGCTTGGGCCTGACCTGAAGTCTGTCCAGAGCCTGGCCACGGGCCCTGCTGGGGACCCTGGCTGCCAGACGTGTGCAGCCTGTGGCCCAGGCCCCCACGGCCCTTCCGGTGACACAGACACAAAGGTGCTGGTGCTGGAGCCCGCGCTGCCTGCCCTGGTCAGTTGTGGCTCCAGCCTGCAGGGCCGCTGCTTCCTGCATGACCTAGATCCCCAAGGGACAGCCGTGCATCTGGCAGCGCCAGCCTGCCTCTTCTCAGCCCACCATAACCGGCCCGATGACTGCCCCGACTGTGTGGCCAGCCCATTGGGCACCCGTGTGACTGTGGTTGAGCAAGGCCAGGCCTCCTATTTCTACGTGGCATCCTCACTGGACGCAGCCGTGGCTGCCAGCTTCAGCCCACGCTCAGTGTCTATCAGGCGTCTCAAGGCCGACGCCTCGGGATTTGCACCGGGCTTTGTGGCGTTGTCAGTGCTGCCCAAGCATcttgtctcctacagtattgaATACGTGCACAGCTTCCATACGGGAGCCTTCGTCTACTTCCTGACTGTACAGCCGGCCAGCGTGACTGATGCTCCTGGTGCCCTGCACACACGCCTGGCACGACTTAGCGCCACTGAGCCAGAGTTGGGTGACTATCGGGAGCTGGTCCTCGACTGCAGATTTGCTCCAAAACGCAGGCGCCGGGGGGCCCCAGAGGGCGGACAGCCCTACCCTGTGCTGCGGGTGGCCCACTCTGCTCCAGTGGGTGCTCAACTTGCCACTGAGCTGAGCATTGCTGAGGGCCAGGAAGTGCTATTTGGGGTCTTTGTGGCTGGCAAGGATAGTGGCCCTGGCGTGGGCCCCAACTCTGTCGTCTGTGCCTTCCCCATTGACCTGCTGGACACATTAATTGATGAAGGTGTGGAGCGCTGTTGTGAATCCCCAGTCCATCCAGGCCTCCGGCGAGGCCTCGACTTCTTCCAGTCACCCAGTTTTTGCCCCAACCCG CCTGGCCTGGAGGCCCCCAGCCCCAACACCAGCTGCCGCCACTTCCCTTTGCTGGTCAGTAGCAGCTTCTCACGTGTGGACCTATTCAATGGGCTGTTGGGAACAGTAGAGGTCACTGCACTGTATGTGACACGCCTTGACAACGTCACAGTGGCACACATGGGCACAGCGGATGGGCGTATCCTGCAG GTGGAGCTGGCCAGGTCACTCAACTACTTGCTGTATGTGTCCAACTTCTCACTGGGTGACAGTGGGCAGCCCGTGCAGCGGGATGTCAGTCGCCTTGGGGACCACCTATTCTTCGCCTCTGGGGAGCAGGTgaggtgggcaggggcagggcctggggccagGGTTGTGGGATCACAGACT TCACCTGTCTTCTACCCCCAGGTTTTCCAGGTGCCTATCCAAGGCCCTGGCTGCCGCCACTTCCTCACCTGTGGGCGTTGCCTAAGGGCACAGCGTTTCATGGGCTGTGGCTGGTGTGGGAACATGTGTGGCCGGCAGAAGGAGTGTCCTGGCTCCTGGCAACAGGACCACTGTCCGCCTAAGCTTACTGAG TTCCACCCCCACAGTGGACCTTTAAGGGGCAGTACAAGGCTGACCCTGTGTGGCTCCAACTTCTACCTGCACCCTTCTGGTCTGGTGCCTGAGGGAACCCATCAGATCACGGTGGGCCAAAGTCCCTGCCAGCCACTGCCCAAGGACAGCTCAAAACTCAG ACCAGTGCCCCGGAAAGACTTTGTAGAGGAGTTTGAGTGTGAACTGGAGCCCTTGGGCACCCAAGCAGTGGGGCCTACCAACGTCAGCCTCACCGTGACTAACATGCCACCGGGCAAGCACTTCCGGGTAGACGGCACCTCCATGCTGAGAGGCTTCTTTTTCATG GAGCCAGTGCTGATAGCAGTGCAACCCCTCTTTGGCCCACGGGCAGGAGGCACCTGTCTCACTCTTGAAGGCCAGAGTCTGTCTGTAGGCACCAGCCGGGCTGTGCTGGTCAATGGGACTGAGTGTCTGCTAGCACG GGTCAGTGAGGGGCAGCTTTTATGTGCCACACCCCCTGGGGCCATGGTGGCCAGTGTCCCCCTTAGCCTGCAGGTGGGGGGTGCCCAGGTACCTGGTTCCTGGACCTTCCACTACAGAGAAGACCCTGTCGTGCTAAGCATCAGCCCCAACTGTGGCTACAG CAACTCCCACATCACCATCTGTGGCCAGCATCTAACTTCAGCATGGCACTTAGTGCTGTCATTCCATGACGGGCTCAGGGCAGTGGAGAGCAGG CAGTGTGAGAGGCAGCTTCCAGAGCAGCAGTTGTGCCGCCTGCCTGAATATGTGGTCCAAGACCCCCAGGGATGGGTGGCAGGAAATCTGAGTGCCTGGGGGGATGGAGCTGCTGGCTTTACACTGCCTGGCTTTCGCTTCCTAACCCCACCCCATCCACCCAGTGCCAACCTAATTCCACTGAAGCCTGAGGAGCATGCCATTAAGTTTGAG GTCTGCGTGGATGGTGAATGTCGCATCCTGGGTAGAGTGGTGTGGCCAGGGCCAGATGGGGTCCCACAGAGCACGCTCCTTGGTATCCTGCTGCCTTTGCTGCTGCTTGTGGCCGCATTGGCCACTGCACTGGTCTTCAGCTACTGGTGGCAGAGGAAGCAGCTAG TTCTTCCTCCCAACCTGGATGACCTGGCATCCCTGGACCAGACTACTGGAGCCACACCCCTGCCTATTCTCTACTCGGGCTCTGACTACAGAAGTGGCCTTG CACGCCCTGCCACTGATGGTCTAGATTCCACTTGTGTCCATGGAGCATCCTTCTCCAATAGTGAAGATGAATCCTGTGTTCCACTGCTGCGGAAAGAGTCCATCCAGCTAAGGGACCTGGACTCTGCGCTGTTGGCTGAGGTCAAGGATGTGCTGATTCCCCATGAGCGGGTGGTCACCCACAGTGACCGAGTCATTGGCAAAG GCCACTTTGGAGTTGTCTACCATGGAGAATACATAGACCAGGCCCAGAATCGAATCCAATGTGCCATCAAGTCACTAAGTC GCATCACAGAGATGCAGCAGGTGGAGGCCTTCCTTCGAGAGGGGCTGCTCATGCGTGGCCTGAACCACCCGAATGTGCTGGCTCTCATTGGTATCATGTTGCCACCCGAGGGCCTGCCCCATGTGCTGCTGCCCTATATGTGCCACGGTGACCTGCTCCAGTTCATCCGCTCACCTCAGCGG AACCCCACCGTGAAGGACCTCATCAGCTTTGGCCTGCAGGTAGCCCATGGCATGGAGTACCTCGCAGAGCAGAAGTTTGTGCACAGGGACCTGGCTGCGCGAAACTGCAT GCTGGACGAGTCATTCACTGTCAAAGTGGCTGACTTTGGTTTGGCCCGTGACATCCTGGACAAGGAATACTATAGTGTTCGACAGCATCGCCACGCTCGCCTACCTGTGAAGTGGATGGCGCTGGAGAGCCTGCAGACCTATAGATTTACCACCAAGTCTGATGTG TGGTCATTTGGTGTGCTGCTGTGGGAACTGTTGACACGGGGTGCCCCACCATACCCCCACATCGACCCTTTTGACCTCACCCACTTCCTGGCCCAGGGTCGGCGCCTGCCCCAGCCTGAGTATTGCCCCAATTCTCT GTACCAAGTGATGCAGCAATGCTGGGAGGCGGACCCAGCAGCACGACCCACCTTCGGAGTACTAGTGGGGGAAGTGGAGCAGATAGTGTCTGCACTGCTTGGGGACCATTATGTGCAGCTGCCAGCAACCTACATGAACCTGGGCCCCAGCACCTCACATGAGATGAATGTGCATCCAGAACAGCAGCAGTCCTCACCCATGCCAGGGAGTGCACACCGGCCCCGGCCACTCTCAGAGCCTCCTCGGCCCACTTGA